The following DNA comes from Alnus glutinosa chromosome 6, dhAlnGlut1.1, whole genome shotgun sequence.
TCTTAAACATTTTTTAAGACTTTTGTAATCATAGTTTTGAATGAAGTATTACACTTGAAGTCCTCCACCAAGATCTCCCTcctctcttttcctttcatttcccACTCTTCCTAACTCACTCACCTGGTTCCTAAGTGATTTGGACAAGCAAGAGAAAAACATCTTAACAATTTGGCCTTTAAATAGGCTATGGAATTCGGTTTTGCACGAGCTTGGTTGATCAAGATATTCCTGATATTCATTATATGCTCGACACATAGCTTGGTCGATCAAGATCATCACCTTCACATTAAATGTGAGTCAAGTTAGGTCAATTCACTAGTCTTCCACATTAGATGTGCATCCATCGGTTGATCAAGACCCCTCAACCCTCATTTTGACCATTCATTTTTCCCGCAAAATTCCCCATTGACACTTGGCAACCCTAGCTCGGTCAATCAAGGCCTCTACAGAAATCGTAATTTTTATGTGTCAATCCCATTTTTTCGTAACTTTCGATCTAACTCTCACGAACTTCACTGTGTGTAATACCCCAACTAACTAATTAGGGTTAAGTAAGCCTTAATTAAAGTAATGATAATGTAGTTAGGGTTTGTTAAGAGGGGAAAAATCTTCTTTTGTGTTTCATATGAACGTTCGACTAGGAAAACCGAACGTTGGACTTGCATAGTACAACGAACGTTCAATCTCATGACATATAGCACTGATTAGGCAATCGTGCTTTGTGTCAGGAAGTACTCCGAGTGTTTGATCAATAAGCCGAACGTTCGACAGAACCCTAAGATTGTTGGATAAACAGTACATCGAACGTTCGACCGACAAAAGTAGACCGAACATTCGATACTTGGCAGAACTGTGTAGAAGCAACTCATCATTTTCCTCAGACCATTGGGCTTTTAAATACCCCACCCCTACGCCCTTTCAGCCTATTTCCTCCCTCTTTTGTTTAGTTGATTCCTTGTGAGTGTGTGAAAGTGATTTGAAGGAGGAAATATCTCTCTTCATACTAAGGATATAACTTTCTTGGCTTAGTTCATTTTAGTAGAGTTATTATGTTACTTACTGTTTTTGTTAATAGTTCTACATAGTTTTACATCTTTAGCTTAACGTTGGAGTAATGACTTGATGAGATTTGACATACCAAGTTTTGCATGAAGGCGTTATTGTGGCTTAAGACTCTCTCATGGGTCATATTAATACCTTCAGACTTGCCTAGATAGAGTTTTGTGGCTTTTTGGTTCAGAAATGGGATTTTGCCCAACACTAAACGAATGTTCGATGTTGAGACCAAATGTTTGACTCTTCCAATCAAACGTTCGACAGTCGGGCAATAGACCTATTTTGAGCTTATCTAAGGTTTAAGGCTTGTTTAGTTCGAGCTTAGAACTAACAATAGGATTTTCTCAGATTCTAAGGTTGTGGCATCACATGTGGATTTGGTGGAGGAACCCTACGACACAGGTGAGTAAAAACTCAaatggatacttgttattatttttcctacataaaataattattttgtgtaccaaacatgcatgtttacaattaacataaaatatatttttgattactgtgaactctatttcgtgaaaatgagtgatgaataacaagataatgaaaatgatgagtttataaaagcatgcatCTAAAAgatgataaatattaaaatgcattgtatgacatggtacactggTACGTGCGGGATAACAACCACAGGCTTACTTTTATACAGGTTAATCATATGGTCAAagagattaatttttatatttgacaTTAAATCCAATTGTTTCTTTGTGACCGGTGCATCATGTGCATATGGGGTCACGATTACGTACCGTGGGCCATCCGAGGTCAGACTCAGTCGGGGTACTAGCATATGACAGTATGTGTACAATATCCTGGGCACTggtattgtattacaggtccaTCAGAACATCGCCAACCCTGCCGAGAATGGATTAATATTCTGGGTAAACTATATAAAGTTGAACTATGGCATGATTATCTTATTATAGCATATAATATATCTATATTACATTCATGATTCATTTGTAAAATGGGAAACTATAAACTTATATtgttgcatgtgatttatatctTAAGCATCTGAGTTCACTAATATGATAATATGTACATTATGCGTATTTATACTTATTAAGTTGTGAACTTATGCTTGTATCTTTTTCACTTGTAAAcacatatgttgttttataaataattagttAGATGGCGATTCTTGAGAGACGTCTGGTACTTCTGAAGATTGTCCTCAAGATTATCTTTGAGGAGTTGGATCCGAAGTGGTTGATGGAGATGTGGAGCAATGGAGGAGATACCCGCCTTGAGTTGATTGAGATTATTTTCGAGCTTTATTTTCTTAAGTCTAGACTTTAAGACTTGTTATTTATGGCTTTTAAGCTTGATTTGGAGATTTGATGATTGGTCTTTGACCGCACTTTTGGAAGTTCTGTTATCTTTGTTATGATGTTTTTAGTTGCTTTAGTTGCTTATGTTGTCGTGGGTTTTAAATTACTAAGCTATTTTTGTATGTAAGTGAAAAGTCTTTCATTGCAAGTTATCTTCGGAAAGTATGTGATATTTGAGTCTTATTCCGTAGGGAATAAGGTTGAGAGGCGAACCATGAAGTTAACTACTGATTAGTTAATTTCACTAGGGCATTATATCGTGTTTAACATTTCATTGCTCATGATgcgtttttatttcttttttttcttaagttttaaaAGTTCgaaattctttattttaatctGGATGTTATAGTATGGGATCATGGTCACCACAACACAAGAAAGAGAGCTTCAGGTGTGGAGAGCCTTGGGCTTTTTAATGTATGCTACCGAGTATTGAAATGTTGTGGATGGTTGTTACTTCCAAAGTTCGAACTCTTGTGGTTTAAAGCATAGGATATGGCGAGAAGATGTGTTGAGAATAAGAAGGCGAGGCCACCTAtcccagaaaaaagaaaaacggaaaaagaaaaaagaaaaaaatgtttactATATGAGGGGTAGATTTGACATTTCAAAATGGTCAATTGCACATAAGCATCTTTCAATCCAATTTAACACTTCAAATTAAAGGATGGTACAAAGTGACAAACTTTAACTTTGGTTTCTAGGTGCCAAAATTGGTAGTTTATAGGATATTTGCAAAATGAGTAGTAATTAAAGTTGATAAACTTTAGTTTTCCCTTCTTAATAACAACAAAACACTATATTACATCCTATACATTCTCAATTTTTACACTCCTCTAAAGTTCCACTTTTTGTTATATTGCACATTCTTGAACTCAACTTTGGTGTTATAACTTGGGAGTTCTAATTGTTTTTTCCtttgcaaaaaataatttttttccctttttctttttcattttagaaATGCTATAATTAGGTCAACAGTATTGTATTGAGtttttaattgttcttttaTAAACTTTCTAAACCAAGAAGTTCGTtactaatttggtatttttgcaTCTAAaattagaaacataaacaatttaTCTATTCTTAATAAATTACAAACAAATTCAATACTTTTTCTAAGAAATTTAGGTTTTGCTTAATTTTcggattttttttcctatttatagCAATAGAAAAAAAACGATTTTCAATCAATAATTGGCaaacaagaaataaaagtaaatttttaagaaataaaacaaaaatattggtttctagaaaaaaaaatgaagaaatttttagaaataaaaaaagaaaattgaattgAGTTATGTTGTTTCTTTTCATTGACTCGCTACATCTATTGTTCATGTATTGTGTTGATTATCTAAGTTTTATTACATACTTTGCTTATCATCATTATTGTCacttttgtcatttttaaaattgtatttttccttcgGATCTCTCATTCTATTCATTCTTCCCATCCAGACACTAATTGCTCCCTTTGCTCCTTTCCTCATAGATTCCTTTTCCCATCTCTTTTTTACTTGTCCAATTGCACCTGTGGTTTGGCGCCAATCTTTCTGGCCTTTATATCCTATTGTTTTAAATGTTACTAACATGAAAGATTAACTTCTAATTATTCTTAATCCACACCACCTGCTTGGTATCCCTAAGGCTGAGGCTCAtatgtttcaaatttttgctgcAGTAGCATGCAACTACCTTTGGTTCACAAGGAATAAAGCTCATCATGATGGTCTTATCCCGAATGCACTTATTATATCAGTTACTATCTATAAGACTGTTATGGAACATCACTCTGCCTGGACAACTATGCTGGTGAAAACTTCTGCTATTTGGAAGCGCCCTTCTACCGCCTATTTTAAGATCAATTATGATACTACTATCAGGGACTCCTTTTCTACTCAAGCTGCAGTTTGTTGAGATTCTACTGGTCCTGTAATAAAGTACACATCCCTTATTGGTTCTCTTTGTACAACAATTTATGGTGAGACCCTTGCTGCTTTATTGGCTATTCATCTGGAGATTTCTTTGAAATTACTTTCTTTTATCTTAGAAGGTGATTCGCTTATTGTCGCATTGACGCTTCAACATCCGGCCATTACACAAGATTGGAGAATTTCTTCCACCATCTCTTATATTCGTTCTGTCATTTCACCAACAGCTAACTGGATGGCTAGTCACGTTAATCGAAGTGCAAACTTATGTGGCTATTATTTGGCAAATTAGGCCGCAACCAGTTTTCATTCTGGCTGCATTCCCATCCTCTCCCTTTTATTTGGTTCTTTTCCTCCATGTATTGGAAAAGACTCCCTTTCCACATTTTTTGTTCCATAACTTTGTGTTTCTTTCCGGTTattgtacttacaaaaaaaagaaagaaaaagaaacgatTACATATCTAAAGTTTAGATTAAAAGCCTTTATTCCAAGCCCTCCCATACAAAATCAAGGTAAACTATGTAAATAGTTaacttaaaaatgataaaagtgaATTACTTAGTGTTAATATAGTCATGCTCCATTTGAATGGTTAATGGAAATTAAACCAACTCAACAACTGTAAATGGCTTACTTCCAAATAGTAAATAGGGTAAGCTTTTATCAGACCCGACCACATGCTCCACTAGGAGCTAGAGGTGTCAATTCGTATACATGTATTGAGTTTGAGTCGTATCGAAACATGTGTATAAAACTATTTAAGTCAAACCTtacccgactcatttaattaaataggccAGACCCTCAACCCTAATCTGTTAATTTTGTGTTCGGTTCGTCTCGGGTTTACAGattgtgtaaaaaaattactagcCCTAAATATTGCGTATCTGATTTAAGTTATGTTGAaatatgagtataagactatataagttaacCATAAcctgaccaatttaattaaatgaatcagatCTTTTAATATTAAtccactaattttgtattagggaaaaatatatattagcctcccaaactaccaccatttctccggatggcccccaaactaccaatgcttagattttggtcccccaaactaccactttctgattttttggccccatccgtccatttatgccgtcaattctaaacagaattccgaaaataccccttctacactttgaaattcttacaGTTAAGgaaggggtattttcggatttttggccaaattctgttagaattaacggtataaatagacggatggggccaaaaaatcataaaatggtagtttagggggtcgAAATGCAAGTGTTAGTAATTTGGGGTGCCATTCGAaaaaagggtggtagtttgaggggctaatatatattttttcctttctattaAGTTTGTCAGTCGTGTAAATAGTTGTCAGCATTATTAAGAGCAaccaagaataaaaaaaaagattatgcCAAATTATGTTCTAATAAACAAGATAAGCTTCCAATAGAACAACAAAATCCACATAGGCTTACTATCAAAATTAGTCATATCTACCATAATTACCACTAATAAGATGTGGAAAAGATTatattccttttttctttttcaggaaaagacaaaaaagaataGCAAGGAAGGGAATGGCTCTAGACTCTCTCTGTTCACGCGATACAGGAGAGCGTGGGAGGGAAAGAGCATATCCTTGGGGGGAGATAAATAGATGCCAAGAGAACGCAGAAACCAGGTAGTGCCACGTGGGACACTACCTGGCACCCGGGCATCGCATCTTGGGGAAGAaccgcagagagagagagagaaagaaaggcaAGCCACTACCTTCTCGATCACCTCCACTCCTGATCACCTTCATCATCACGGAGCCTCTTAATCGTTCTCTCTGGTCTGATAGATCACCAGCCCAGAACCCAAATTTACGGCGTATACATTCAACGATAAGGCAGAGGGGGGATTGAATAAGCTTCGAAGTGGCTCAGAAAGAATCTCAgaggctcttttttttttctttttcaatttgggTTTTCGGAATTCCGTCTGTGGGAGTTGTCAAAAGTCGCCAATTCAGGTACCCAGCCATCGTTTTTTCTGGAATTGGTTGATTTGGGTATTGCCTTTTGGATCCGTGTTCAGAAATTCGGGGAAGTTTGTACACTTTGCGGTGGAAATCTTGGTaaattgttgttatttttttattcatttgagTTTTTGTTGCTGCAGTTTCAATGGTAGCCATGGTTGTTGTTGGgtaatgtttgtttttagtGCATATGATGAGTTTATCAATGGAGAATATATCAAATTGGGTTAGTGAAGTTGGAGCGCTTTGTGGCTATGCCTTCGGGTTTCGGCTCGAATATGCGAAAATCTTAAGCTATATGATGTGAGTGATACTCATGTATAATAACGGAATTGTATATTTGAGGCAGGCTGAGATTCCAGTTGATCGGCAACGTCCTTGTCAATCTACGTACTTTATGGATAGTCCTTGCTCAACCCCCACATCGGCCTTGGGTTCGACCTATTGTTCGAATGACGAAAGCCCACGTGTTAAAtttttgtgtagtttttctGGGAGTATATTGCCGCGCCCTCAAGATGGGAAGCTTCGGTACGTGGGCGGAGAGACGCGAATTGTAAGCGTGCCACGAGATATTACTTATGAGGAGTTGATGAGTAAAATGAGGGAGCTTTATCAAGCGGCGGCAGTGTTGAAGTACCAGCAGCCGGATGAGGATCTTGATGCTCTTGTATCAGTTGTGAACGACGATGATGTGATTAACATGATGGAAGAGTATGATAAGTTGGGTTCGGGTGATGGGTTCACTAGGCTTAGGATTTTTCTGTTTTCGCATCCTGACCAAGATGGTTCGTCCCACTATGTTGATGGGGATGAAAGGGAGACTGAGAGGAGGTATGTGGATGCTCTAAATAATTTGAATGATGCTTCCGATTTTAGGAAGCAGCTGCAACCTGAGTCCCCCAGGATTAGTACGGTTGAGGATATCCATGTTGCGGACCAATTCTTTAACCCGATGGGTGTGGAGGGCGGCCTTCATAGCCAAAGGAATTCTGAGATGCCCATGCCACAGTTTAACTTGCGTCACCTCAGGATTCCTCATATGGGATCAGCATCACACCAGGCTCAGAGGTATAATGAAATGGAAGCTCCATGGAGCCCTGCATACTATTCTCCTAGGCATCATGGACACCATGATCCAAGACAATTGGTAGAGTACCCATCTCCACCTTCTTCTGCACGGTACCGTATGCCATTCACAGAATTACCAGAAAAATGCTTAGATAGAATGCCAGAAGAATATTCTCGGCAGCAAGTGAATCACCAGCCCGCGCATGAGCACCAATCACAATATTCTGAGAATGTCGTATGGGTGCCAACTGGAGTTATATCGGGTGATAAGTCTGGTTTTCCTGGTAATATTTTTCACAGCCCCAGTGTTCTTGAAGGGAACAGTGTCTGTGAGCATTGCCGGATGAATTTCCATAGAAATCAACCACATTTGGAGCAACCCCACATGGGGAATGGGCATTCCCATGTCTCTAATACATGTGCTGACTGTCCCCCGAATAGGGAGAGTCTCGTGCTGAATGCAGATGCCAAGTTGCAGCACGGAATTTACTCTAATGAGCAGAATAGTGATCATCGATCTGCTTACAATGAAACTCAGAGTCATGAAAGAGGATGGATTCTCCAGCACCAGTTGAATGCTCGGATTGATGAAGCAAGACTGCATGTCTCCGGAGCTGGAAGATTGAGTGATCACTACATTGTAGATGGACCAGGCCTGAATTTCCCTGTGGGGCATGGTAATTTAGCGGATGGCTATCCTTTGTCCTCAAATTATGCTCCTCCCGGAGGTGGAATTGAATTGGGGAATGAAGTGATGCATGACAAAGCTATGGCTCCTGTACCGCACATACATGTTCCTCCTGAAGATCGTGGGGTCCGGTATGGAAATATGCCTTATGCTTATGGAGGAGATAATCTTTACCCAGTGCCACATGGACATGTACCTGGACATGCTTTATGGAGAAATAACCAGATGCATGTTGCTCCCCCTTATGAAGCATCCAGTTCACCCCAGCAAGTGAATGGCACAGTTAATCTGGGATTTCTCAGGCGTGAGGGTAGTCCAAGGTTGTCTGTTGGTGTGGATAGTCAAATACCTCATGTAGAGTCCTCCCAGaaaattttgggttttgatGGGACAGCTGTGCCAGAATACTCGTATGGTCATGCTTTAAAATTGAACCCCAACACATTCAGTCAGGAAAACCACCATTCATCTCGACCCCCACCTGACATGGTGAACTTTGCCGTCCCCTTGGAACCTGTGCCACTGTTGGATTCATCTTCAACTTTGGTTCATGATAAGTTGGTTTCTCCTGCAGCTCCTGGCTACAATCTGGATTCTAGAAATGATACCAGCATCACTGAAGGGGTAAGATTGGAGGGGAAAAGCATagttggagaagaaaaagaggcaAATCAAGTAAAAAAGGTTGAGAACTCTGAGCAGACTATTTCTTGTTCAGAGCAAAAGGAAATTGCTTATAAAATTTTTGAGGAGACTTCTCTCAGGTCTACCAATGCAATCTGCTTAAAGCCTGCAGAAGAGAGTGGTGTTGTGAAACTGGGTGAAAAGAACCTTTCTGCCCCTGAAGATTCTAAGCTTTCAATTGACAATTTGAGTTTCTTACCTGAGTTGATTGCTTCTGTAAGGAGGGCAAGACTAGAAGGGGCTGAGGAGGTCAAAGCTAGAGTCGAAGGGTGCACTGACCTTAAAGAAGCAACTGGAAATGAAATGGAATTAGCGGTGAGAAAcaagtaaattttatttatagagGGACTTTTTTATGATTATCTTTTCTCTTCTAATGTCTTGTTACTTGATAGAACACTCATGGGGATCCAGAGTTGGATTATGATAATGACAATCTGAATACCACCAAGATTGAGCCAACAAAGGCTGAGGCTGAAGCTATTGACAGGGGTTTACAGGTTATTCTTTGCTGTCTTATTGCCATCATTTCTATATGTATATGAAGCATTTAGATGTCATTCCATTATCATTACCATCCACTCTTCATGATAATTCTTTCCGTCTCTCATGACCTTGGTTCTAATGGACCGCTAATCTTTGATCAGACAATAAAGAATGATGATCTAGAGGAGATCCGGGAATTGGGTACTGGAACGTATGGTGCCGTTTATCACGGGAAATGGAAGGGTTCTGATGTAgcaataaaaaagataaaatccAGCTGTTTTGCGGGGAGACCGTCTGAAAGGGAGCGTTTGGTAGAGTCATATCTAATCACCCTTGCTTTTGTTTGACTATTATACTTGAACTATGTTATGCTAAATTGCCTCTTTAGTCATTATGCAATTTACTTGGTGTGATATACTgtaatcttcaaatattataTGTGCTCTAATGGTATTTGCATATCAGTGCTCAAGGAGGCCCATGGGTATCTTGGTAGCCCATTATATGGGAAGACCACTAATGTTATGTAGTGCTtagagaaaaaagataaaagaaaaaaataataataaacgtgGCCCTTATATCAAGTGATCCTCACAAATTTGCTCAAggtaaaacaaaaggaaattgaaatctcaactttgTTCCAGTAATTTACTGTATTTTGTTTCAACTACCATTGTGGTTAGTGATAAATGTTTACAAAAAATGTAAGATAGGACATGATAATATTTAATGTTACCAGAAATGTTTTTTCTAGGAGTTTACACAATCATGATTAAGGCATAAATTCAACCTGATATAATGGTAAAACTAATGTCAAGTGAGTTCACAAATTATTCCTTAAATCAATTTCAAGTCTATAATGGTCTTGAACTTGAAGCTATTTCAAGCCAATGTTAGAATGGTATCAATCATCTTCCATATATtcaacaaaaaggaaaagggtTTGAACACCTCCATTCTTTCGGGTGAATCCCAACTTAAGCCTAGAGGTTTCTCATTATTATCATGTATCTGACATATCTctactattttttaaaaggatGGTGGCCTTGCAATAGGAACATGGAATTGGTGGTCTTAGTGGTCTGACTGCAATGTGATTGGGTTCAGAATGTTTCCAACTATTTTATGGCGAATTTCTTAGTGCCTTTTGGAGTAGAGATTTCGTGATGACTAAgacatttatttgtttatgcATTTCATTTTAATGCTGAATGGACCAAATAGCTCTTGTTCATGTGCATTCATATTATAACTCATGACGTGGCAGATTGATAAATTCTCACTGCTTTAAATCTTGAGTTATCTCCTTGGAACTTTAAGGGTCGTACAAGGTGCATGCCTCATTAGAGCCTTCCCCTTCATCTCAGACTCTAGGATATGTGGATTTTGCATTGACTAGAAAAATAGCTTCATATCTGAAATTGTAGATCTAAACGTTTGTAGTTGGCTTAACACTGTGGGTCACTTAACATGAAAGGCCTAAAAATATGACATTCAACATTTCCATAATGATATGTTGTGACGAAATCATGTGGCTGCTTTACCATTCTTGTTCAACCTTCAAACAGTTCAATTTTATGAGGCCATGAATATCATAGATTGAAGCTTAGGGAGGAAACCGAGGGCTTTAAACATCTTTGAGGTGCCCAGTTCTCGATCTTTGGGTCAGGAGTGAAGCTGAGGATTTTCTGAAAGTGCTTATTGCTTTTATGCTTTAAAGCAACTCTACTGCCTGCCCATCTAATGACTAGACAGTGTTAGCGTGATCGTCtgtgttgcatttattaatttttatgttaCATGGACTCACATGTCAGGTGTTAAAATCATGACCTGAATtggtaaaatgtttttcagCGGTTATATACCATATTCAAGCAGGAGGTTTTGCTTGGTTTAGCATTGTGCTTGTGTTGTACTGCTTTTCTGTGTAATGAATTAAGTTATCTGCCAAATTAGTTGggaaagcaaaaataaaaagataataatttagGACAAGTTGCTGAACAATTGTCAAAAAGTTTTTATAGAAACCTCCACCTTTGCTATTTTAActtattgttattattgttttgattattgttgttattgttattaagaTTTCTATTATCatcttttttaattgttgtcaCTGTTGTCATTATTAGGGTACTTCAATAGATCTTGAAAGATCTTTTGTCATATTaagggagtttttttttttttttttttgtgggggtcCTGCATTTGgctagtttgtttgtttgtttgcttatttgTCTCTGTTTTTTCTGTCTTAGTTTATGCTGTTTAAGCAAAATGTTTCAGAAAAATGTCAAATTTTCATTCCCAAAGACTTGTGTTAATATGTTAGTGCAATTGGTTATGATAGTAACAAGATGTGTAATGCCTGTCATAGATTGCGGATTTCTGGAAGGAGGCTTTGATATTAAGTTCATTACATCATCCAAATGTTGTTTCTTTCTATGGAATTGTTCGTGATGGTCCTGATGGATCCT
Coding sequences within:
- the LOC133871331 gene encoding uncharacterized protein LOC133871331 — its product is MYNNGIVYLRQAEIPVDRQRPCQSTYFMDSPCSTPTSALGSTYCSNDESPRVKFLCSFSGSILPRPQDGKLRYVGGETRIVSVPRDITYEELMSKMRELYQAAAVLKYQQPDEDLDALVSVVNDDDVINMMEEYDKLGSGDGFTRLRIFLFSHPDQDGSSHYVDGDERETERRYVDALNNLNDASDFRKQLQPESPRISTVEDIHVADQFFNPMGVEGGLHSQRNSEMPMPQFNLRHLRIPHMGSASHQAQRYNEMEAPWSPAYYSPRHHGHHDPRQLVEYPSPPSSARYRMPFTELPEKCLDRMPEEYSRQQVNHQPAHEHQSQYSENVVWVPTGVISGDKSGFPGNIFHSPSVLEGNSVCEHCRMNFHRNQPHLEQPHMGNGHSHVSNTCADCPPNRESLVLNADAKLQHGIYSNEQNSDHRSAYNETQSHERGWILQHQLNARIDEARLHVSGAGRLSDHYIVDGPGLNFPVGHGNLADGYPLSSNYAPPGGGIELGNEVMHDKAMAPVPHIHVPPEDRGVRYGNMPYAYGGDNLYPVPHGHVPGHALWRNNQMHVAPPYEASSSPQQVNGTVNLGFLRREGSPRLSVGVDSQIPHVESSQKILGFDGTAVPEYSYGHALKLNPNTFSQENHHSSRPPPDMVNFAVPLEPVPLLDSSSTLVHDKLVSPAAPGYNLDSRNDTSITEGVRLEGKSIVGEEKEANQVKKVENSEQTISCSEQKEIAYKIFEETSLRSTNAICLKPAEESGVVKLGEKNLSAPEDSKLSIDNLSFLPELIASVRRARLEGAEEVKARVEGCTDLKEATGNEMELANTHGDPELDYDNDNLNTTKIEPTKAEAEAIDRGLQTIKNDDLEEIRELGTGTYGAVYHGKWKGSDVAIKKIKSSCFAGRPSERERLIADFWKEALILSSLHHPNVVSFYGIVRDGPDGSLATVTEFMVNGSLKQFLQKKDRTIDRRKRLIIAMDAAFGMEYLHGKNIVHFDLKCENLLVNMRDPQRPVCKIGDLGLSKVKQHTLVSGGVRGTLPWMAPELLSGKSHMVTEKIDVYSFGIVMWELLTGDEPYADMHCASIIGGIVNNTLRPQIPAWCDPEWKSLMESSWASDPAARPSFSEISQKLRNMAAAMNVR